GTCCCTGAAGGTTCTGCGCGATGTCGAGGACATTGTTTACTGCGCGTCCGCCGATGCGTCGGATGAGGCGAGTTATCGTAATATCTATCAGGATGGTCTTCGTAATCTTGTGCAGGTTGTGCAGGCTCAGGGCGGGTATCGACGTTTGATCTATATTTCCAGCACTTCGGTGTATGCGGAAGCCAACGGGGCCTGGGTGGATGAGACCGATCCGAACCTTGTGCAGCTGGGACCCTCACGCTTTATGGTGAGCGGCGAAAAATTCCTTATGGAAGGGGCCGGTGATTTTTCCATCCTGCGTATGGGCGGGATTTATGGACCGGGCCGGACTTATTTTTTGCGGCGCGTCAAGGAAGGTGCGGAGCGGATTTATTCGAAGGGTGGACTTTATAGCAACCGCATTCATCGGGATGATTGCGTGGGCATGATCCTCCATGTGCTCGCGGGTGATGCGCAGCGGCAGGTCTATAATGGAGTTGATT
This Oligoflexus sp. DNA region includes the following protein-coding sequences:
- a CDS encoding NAD-dependent epimerase/dehydratase family protein, whose amino-acid sequence is MAKLLIAGGGYLGQALAERVLATGKQDVSVLRRSKVAWPGVTSIQADLLQPESLKVLRDVEDIVYCASADASDEASYRNIYQDGLRNLVQVVQAQGGYRRLIYISSTSVYAEANGAWVDETDPNLVQLGPSRFMVSGEKFLMEGAGDFSILRMGGIYGPGRTYFLRRVKEGAERIYSKGGLYSNRIHRDDCVGMILHVLAGDAQRQVYNGVDCEAADRNEVMRWMAQQLGMDPESLKATDDLKQIAARGNKRISNRKILDAGYKFLYPSYREGYTALLHEV